In a genomic window of Temperatibacter marinus:
- a CDS encoding iron-containing alcohol dehydrogenase has product MYEMTFSSLKETIVEDGITARLASLIHKRFSCRSILIVTDQGLMDLGYGDRLSKDLITNGYQVSFFSEVKPDPAEQVIEKATRKAQACRADLIIGLGGGSSIDVAKLVAVLCHAQHPLASFYGLDKITEKRLPLIQIPTTAGSGSEATPIAIVTTGEQSKMGVVSPVLYADMAILDAELTLGLPPSITAYTALDAMVHAIEAFTSKIKKNLLSDLYAKTALHLIGPHFNRVLKDGSDLDARRQILIGASLAGTAFANAPVGAVHALAYPLGAIHHIPHGLSNSLMLPSVLRFNQPVAGPLYGALAKSVGLPESADHFLKWIDDLIALSGLPTKLREVNIREGDLPQLAKDSQLQTRLLVNNPREVSYETALSLYKEAW; this is encoded by the coding sequence ATGTATGAGATGACTTTTTCATCACTTAAAGAAACCATCGTTGAGGACGGAATCACAGCCCGACTCGCCTCTCTGATTCATAAGCGATTTTCATGTCGTTCTATCCTGATTGTCACAGATCAAGGGCTTATGGATCTTGGATATGGAGACAGGCTGTCCAAAGATTTGATCACCAATGGCTATCAGGTTTCTTTTTTCAGCGAAGTGAAACCTGACCCCGCTGAACAGGTCATTGAAAAAGCCACACGCAAAGCCCAAGCATGTAGAGCCGACCTTATCATCGGTCTTGGCGGTGGTAGCAGTATTGATGTTGCTAAACTGGTGGCCGTCTTATGCCACGCACAGCATCCTCTGGCCTCTTTTTATGGTCTCGATAAAATCACTGAAAAACGTTTACCGCTGATTCAAATCCCCACGACAGCAGGATCGGGATCTGAAGCGACACCTATTGCCATTGTGACCACTGGAGAACAGAGTAAAATGGGGGTTGTATCGCCGGTCCTCTATGCTGACATGGCCATTTTGGATGCCGAGCTTACTCTTGGTTTACCGCCTTCCATCACAGCCTATACGGCCCTTGATGCCATGGTACATGCCATTGAAGCCTTCACATCTAAGATCAAGAAAAACTTACTATCCGATCTCTATGCAAAGACGGCCCTGCACCTCATCGGCCCTCATTTTAATCGAGTATTGAAAGACGGGAGTGATCTAGACGCTCGGCGGCAAATTCTAATAGGCGCTTCTCTGGCTGGAACGGCTTTCGCGAATGCCCCTGTGGGCGCTGTTCACGCCCTAGCCTATCCACTGGGTGCCATACATCATATTCCCCACGGCCTATCGAACTCACTCATGTTGCCGTCAGTCCTTCGATTTAATCAGCCTGTGGCTGGACCCTTATACGGCGCGCTTGCAAAGTCTGTTGGGTTGCCAGAATCCGCTGATCATTTCCTCAAATGGATAGACGATCTTATCGCCCTTTCTGGGCTTCCAACAAAGTTAAGAGAAGTGAATATCCGTGAAGGTGATTTACCTCAGTTGGCAAAAGACAGCCAGTTGCAAACGCGGTTATTGGTCAACAACCCGAGAGAGGTATCATACGAGACGGCCCTCTCTCTATATAAGGAGGCTTGGTAA
- a CDS encoding TonB-dependent receptor, which translates to MTLNNRSHIKSKSLLLSSASLALMAAFSAPSLAQDEEADVWLEEVTVTATKRATSTQDIPVAITALGEKTLKQTHINVFTDYLLQLPSVSSGGTGPAQHSIYIRGLSSTTPDLAGAGVAGLAPNVALYLDEQPVTQVGRNLDVYAADLNRIEVLPGSQGTLFGASSQAGTIRLITNKPVLDEFSARLAGGYAFTEGGDESTKVEGVINFPVTDNLAIRSVFYTDDQGGYIDNRRGELSARESARFQSSMSRPNGTLTENGFQSTANLTGVTFLNARNDDLVEKNFNDVSYEGVRLSALYTPMDDMTVTVSHMRQTMESEGVFFIDPELDDPNDLSIQRYAADDEVDHFANTALQIEALIGDLEVVYAGAYLERETDQTMDYTDYLFIGQYLPYYICDAAVTYPGSNDPSGTCQMPQMFVDSTTATKISTHELRFITPADLPYRLTAGVFYSNQKLVEQNNFTYPGSINAESFTPGVYGWPQNEPLPGSSVTNPDPRPRGVIFFNDVTRTDNQLGFFGEFSYDISEKLTTTIGLRYHDVDVRLKGSANSSFYNFGGEDVNAFGANLDELFDGTQVRNGVAVPKSAVAKGWVLKGNVSYRPTETSLVYFNYSQGFRPGLPNRPAGAGGGAVPGSVETDEVTNYEFGWKMDLLNKSLRFNGAAFYVDVKDLQTTIFDPQVTNLLFSDNAANAVIKGLEGDVTWATKMIPGLVLSSSFTFLDTEIKELVGASVAIAGPGEQLSNAPSFQGTFRGRYSWDLNEDFLAHAQLSATYSGSSYSDIVLINRAKQNDYLLMNGSVGLQGDAYSLTAYVDNLTNTRAQLFNNQSYGKARVTINRPRTIGLRFAVDF; encoded by the coding sequence ATGACACTTAACAATCGATCACATATAAAATCTAAATCATTACTCTTATCTTCCGCTTCTTTGGCGCTTATGGCAGCTTTCTCTGCGCCCTCTCTGGCACAAGATGAAGAGGCGGACGTTTGGCTGGAAGAAGTTACCGTTACAGCGACGAAGCGGGCCACAAGCACACAGGATATTCCTGTAGCGATTACAGCCCTTGGTGAAAAAACATTGAAGCAAACACATATCAATGTTTTCACGGACTATCTCTTACAGTTACCGAGTGTTTCTTCCGGTGGGACTGGCCCTGCTCAACATTCCATTTATATCCGGGGTCTCTCGTCGACAACACCGGATCTTGCAGGCGCAGGGGTAGCAGGTCTTGCCCCTAATGTTGCGCTTTACTTGGACGAGCAGCCTGTAACACAAGTGGGTAGGAATTTGGATGTTTATGCTGCCGACTTAAACCGAATTGAAGTTTTACCGGGCTCACAAGGAACGCTCTTTGGAGCTAGTTCTCAAGCAGGCACCATTCGGCTCATTACCAATAAGCCTGTTCTTGATGAATTCTCTGCGCGACTTGCTGGGGGCTATGCCTTTACGGAAGGGGGCGATGAAAGCACAAAAGTTGAAGGTGTTATTAACTTTCCTGTCACTGACAATCTGGCCATTCGATCGGTCTTCTATACTGATGATCAGGGCGGGTACATTGATAATCGTCGTGGGGAGCTATCTGCACGAGAAAGCGCTCGCTTTCAAAGCTCAATGTCTCGACCTAATGGCACCTTGACAGAGAATGGCTTCCAATCAACAGCAAATCTGACAGGGGTCACTTTTCTGAATGCACGCAATGATGATTTAGTTGAGAAAAACTTTAACGATGTCTCTTATGAGGGGGTTCGTCTCTCTGCTCTTTACACACCCATGGATGACATGACTGTGACTGTTTCTCATATGCGTCAAACAATGGAATCAGAAGGGGTTTTCTTTATTGACCCTGAACTTGATGATCCAAATGACCTCTCTATTCAGCGTTATGCTGCTGATGACGAAGTTGATCATTTTGCGAATACTGCCTTGCAAATAGAAGCCCTTATCGGTGATCTAGAGGTGGTTTACGCCGGTGCCTATCTTGAGCGCGAAACGGATCAAACGATGGATTATACAGACTATCTCTTTATTGGTCAGTATTTGCCTTATTATATTTGTGATGCAGCTGTGACTTACCCTGGCAGCAACGATCCTTCTGGCACATGTCAAATGCCGCAAATGTTTGTGGATAGTACCACAGCGACAAAAATCTCAACCCATGAACTGCGGTTTATTACACCAGCAGACCTTCCTTATCGTCTGACAGCAGGGGTTTTTTATAGTAACCAAAAGTTGGTTGAACAAAATAATTTCACCTATCCAGGGTCAATTAATGCTGAAAGCTTTACGCCGGGTGTTTATGGATGGCCTCAAAATGAACCCCTCCCTGGATCAAGTGTAACAAATCCTGATCCTAGACCGCGGGGGGTGATTTTCTTTAATGATGTGACACGCACAGATAACCAGTTAGGGTTTTTCGGAGAATTTTCATATGATATTTCAGAAAAGCTGACAACAACCATCGGCCTTAGATACCATGATGTTGATGTGCGACTTAAAGGATCAGCCAATTCGTCTTTCTATAATTTTGGGGGCGAGGATGTGAATGCTTTTGGCGCTAACTTGGACGAACTTTTCGATGGAACACAAGTCAGAAACGGCGTTGCAGTTCCTAAAAGTGCTGTCGCCAAGGGATGGGTCCTAAAAGGCAATGTCTCATATAGGCCAACTGAGACCAGCTTAGTCTATTTCAACTATTCGCAAGGATTTCGTCCAGGCCTACCTAATAGGCCTGCTGGTGCTGGCGGTGGGGCTGTTCCTGGTTCAGTTGAAACTGACGAAGTAACCAACTATGAATTTGGTTGGAAAATGGACTTACTGAATAAAAGTTTGCGGTTTAATGGTGCGGCTTTTTATGTGGATGTGAAAGACTTACAAACTACAATTTTTGACCCTCAGGTAACAAATCTGCTTTTCTCAGACAATGCAGCAAATGCAGTGATTAAAGGTCTTGAGGGCGATGTAACGTGGGCTACGAAAATGATCCCTGGTCTAGTACTTTCGTCATCATTCACCTTCCTGGATACTGAAATTAAAGAGCTCGTCGGTGCGTCTGTGGCCATTGCGGGCCCTGGAGAGCAACTGTCGAATGCACCGTCTTTTCAAGGGACGTTCAGAGGCCGATATTCATGGGATTTGAATGAGGATTTTCTTGCTCACGCTCAATTGAGTGCAACCTATTCTGGCTCTAGTTACAGCGACATTGTTCTGATCAATCGAGCTAAGCAAAACGATTATTTGTTGATGAATGGGTCTGTAGGTCTTCAAGGGGATGCATATTCTCTGACGGCTTATGTGGATAACCTTACAAATACCCGAGCGCAATTATTCAATAACCAAAGTTATGGTAAGGCGCGTGTCACCATTAATCGTCCAAGAACGATCGGTTTGAGATTTGCCGTTGACTTTTAA
- a CDS encoding acyl-CoA thioesterase, translating to MDPYPLDHYPHTKELQTRWMDNDIYGHVNNVVYYSYFDTVVNSYLIENKGLDIHESPIIGLVIETQCTYLAPIEFPMDITAGLKVSHLGNSSVRYEIGLFTKDPLKPVAQGYFVHVYVDRNTRKPTPIPDTLRQILKPLVKRSL from the coding sequence ATGGATCCTTATCCCTTAGATCATTATCCTCATACAAAAGAATTGCAAACCCGCTGGATGGACAATGACATTTATGGGCATGTGAATAATGTGGTCTATTACAGCTATTTTGATACAGTGGTAAACAGCTATTTAATCGAAAATAAAGGACTCGACATTCACGAAAGTCCGATCATTGGTCTGGTTATTGAAACTCAGTGCACCTATCTTGCCCCCATAGAATTCCCTATGGACATCACGGCGGGCTTGAAAGTGAGCCATCTTGGCAATAGCAGTGTGCGTTATGAAATTGGTCTTTTCACAAAGGACCCTCTAAAACCTGTGGCACAGGGGTATTTTGTTCATGTTTATGTGGATCGAAACACTAGAAAACCAACACCAATACCGGATACGCTTAGACAGATTTTAAAGCCGCTCGTGAAAAGAAGCCTTTAA